The sequence ATAGTTGGTGTTTTTCAGATCGTCGTAGCTGGCGACGTCGGGGGCGTAACGCACGCCGGTCGGCATCATGCGCGGGTAGTAGGCGGCGTCGAAGGCCCAATCGTCATGTTGATATTGGTATTTGGCGCCCAGCCCGGTGTTGACGCCAAAGCCGAGGTAAAACGGAATGCCGTACGACCAGCCGAACTGCGGGTAGGGCATCAGGCCGAACGGTTTGAACGGCGCGCCAAGCTGCACGGCGGAACGTTCAGACAGGTGGTAACCGACATAGGCGCGGTCGATGGCGTATTTGCGCCGATCCTGAAACCAGAATCCGCTATCGAAAAACGCGTCGTTTATCTGGCCGGCGGCATCGATGCGAAAGGCGTCAAAGCGTAAATGCGGCGGATTCCGATAATTGCTGCTGTGCCAGTCTTCATAGCGATAATTGGCACGCAGCGCGCCGCCGATATCAATATTCTTTTTATTATCCTCGCTTTGCCAATGAATATGCGGCAATGCCGGACGGCTTTTTTTTACCGGTGCCGCGGTGGCGGCAGCGTCGTTGGGCAATGCGACGGTGGCCGCATAACTCACTGGTGAAACAAGCAAAAAACAAAGCGTGATCGTGCGCATGCCTGGCCCCTGATGAAAGTAGACTGTTTATTAAGGCGAGCGAGTTTCACCTGTGAACAGGGCATTTACGCTCATTGGTTTTATATTTGAGACGATTTTATTGTGCGTTTCATATATTAAATTCAGCGTCGGTTAATATATGAAACTTTGTTTCTTGTTTAATGGAAAAACTATAAATCCGGTATTAAACAAGTCAAGAAATAAAAATGAGAGTTGACGGGCAATACCGATTATTGGGCGCCTTGGCCTGCGGGGGCGACGCAAAGCAGGCTGAAATATTAGTGTCATCAATGCCCGTTAGACTCGCGGCATCCTGGTATTACTGACTAAAAATCATGAACATAAAACTGACGCTGGGCCGCAGGGTAAAATCTGCGGCAGCGCTGCCGCGCGCGTTTGGCTTCGGCAAGAGCATGGGCCTATTAAGCGGCGTAATTTGCGTTATCGCGCTATTTTCTCTGCTGCAATTGTTTTCCACCGTATTTATTTCCAATATTTTGCGCGACGCCAAGGTTAACCTGGTGACGGGCGACGCCTTGCATCGCCAGCAGGCGACGATGGATCGCGCCAGGCTGTCGCTACTGACGGCCAGCGACACCCTGAACCGTGCGGGCATCTATTATCTGCAGGACAAAGCCACCGGCTCCGACGGCAGCTGGCACAGCCTGCTGGATGAGTCGTTGGCGGCGCTGCAGGCTTCAGAGCAGGCCTTTGCCCGGTTCGAGCGCTTGAGCGCGGATGCGCCGGAAGCGCCGGGCGCCCTGCAAGACAGCTATCGCCTGTTCTATGACGGCCTGAAAGAGCAGGCGCAAGGATTGCAGGGCAACAGCATCGATGCGTTTTTCGCCGTGCCGATCCAGGCGTTTCAGGCGGATTTCAACGAGAAGTATCTCGCTTACCAGGCGCTGAATGAACGGCGTGGCGATGACGTCAACGTGCGGCAGTTGGCGGCGCTGGAGCAGGCCAGAACCTTTGCGCTCGGCGCGTTGGCCGCGCTGGCGCTGATCGCCGTGGGCGTTTGGTTCGGCGTCTCTCGCTGGGTGATCGCACCGCTGCGGCAGGCGATCGCGCACCTCAACGTACTGGCCGCCGGCGATCTTTCGCGGCCGCTGCCGCCTGGGCGCGCGTTCAACCGTGAGATGCGTCAGCTGCAGACCAGCATTGGCCATATGCAGGGCGGCCTGCAGCGCCTGGTGAGCGAGGTGCGCGATGCGGCGGGCGGGATCCTGAACGGCGTCGGGCGGCTGGCGGACGGCAATCGACAGTTGACGGCGCAGTCGGCGAAGCAGGACGGCGAATTGCAGTTGGCGACCGAGCACGTGCGGCAACTGGCGGCGCGGGTGGAAGAAAACGGCCAATATGCGCAGCAGGCCAGCCAACGAACCGAACAGGCCCGGCAGTGCGCGGGCGCCGGTGAGCGGATGATGCAAACCGTCAATGTTTCGATGCAAGGGATCGTCAACCAATCGGCCGAGATGCGCGGCATCGTCGCGCTGATCGACAGCGTGGCGTTCCAGACCAATATTCTGGCGCTGAATGCGGCGATCGAGGCCGCGCACGCCGGGGGGCACGGCCGCGGCTTTGCCATCGTGGCCAAAGAGGTGGGCCTGTTGGCGCAAAAGAGCAGCCATTCGACGCGCGATATTCAGCAGTTGATCAACCGTTCGCTGCAGCAAATCGATCAAGGCTCGCAGGCGGTGGATCTACTGACGGGCAACCTGCGCCAGATTATCGATCTGGTGAACAAATGCAGTGCGCTGATGGGGGACATTTCCCTGGCGTCGCTCAATCAGGGGGAGAGCATTCAGGACGTGACGGCGCGCATCGCGGCGCTGAATCAGGTAGCGCGGCAAACCGGCACGGTGGTGAACGCGGTGACCGAGGCTTCGCAGCGGTTACAGGGCGAGTCGGAACGGTTAGAAAAAGCGATGGCGCGCTTCAGGCTGCCGGCGCAATAAATAACCACGCCGCAGATTAATGAATAATAAAGCTGCGTTTAACGTTATTTATTATTTTCCCTCACTGAGGGAATTTATCTCGATAAAAAAAACAGGCCGGCGCTTATGGGTTAAAAAAGCGCCGGCCTGCAGAGATTATTTTAACCGGATGATTAACGGCCGGTCTGGTGGCCGATAATGCCGCCCAGCGCTGCGCCGCCCAGGGTGCCCAGCGTACTGCCGTCGGTCAGCACAGCGCCGCCGACGGCGCCCACGCCCGCGCCGATCGCCGTGTTGCGATCGCGCTTGGACATATGCCCGCATGCGGTAACGGAAAGCGTTGCCATGACCACCACCAACACACCTGCGGCACGTTTAATATTCATAATGAGTTCCTGGTAAATTGGCTGATTAATGGATTAAAAATAATCCGATTAACCTGCCGGTAGAAGTTGAGATGAATGTATTCCTCCGTAAGAAAATCGAACAGGTAAAAATTCTTAATTTTGCGGCGCTGAAAAGTAATTGCTCGCCGAATGCGCGGCCGCCGGCAAAACCGCTGGTCTATACTGGGAAGACGCCTCGCGGCGGGGCGCACACTCTGGAGGCCGCCATGTCCGATCTCGTTTCCGCATCCGGCAAACCGGTGAAAATCCCCGGCCCTGATCACCCGATCACCTTGACCCGCCATCCGACGCGGGTCGTGGTGCGTGCCGGCGGTCAGACCCTGGCCGACAGCCGCCATGCGCTCATTCTGCAGGAAGCCAGCTATCCGCCGGTGTTTTACTTTCCGCGTGAGGACGTGAATATGGCGCTGTTGCAGAAAAACGAGCACGTCAGCTACTGCCCTTATAAGGGCGACTGCAGTTATTTCTCCCTGGCGCTTAACGGCGAGCAGGAGGCCAATGTGGCCTGGAGCTATGAAATGCCCTACAACGCCGTGGTGGCGATCAAGGATCATCTGGCATTTTATTCCGACAAAGTGGCGGAAATCCGTGCCGAAGCCTGAGCCCCGCCGCATCCGGGCGTGGGCAGGTTGACATTCTTCTTATCCCTACTCATTATGTGTATTATCGGAAATTGATACGTTTTCCTTATGTTTTAATCCGACATAAACGAAACTCTGAGCAGGTGCCAAGGTGTCTACCTCTACGCGATTTGCCGTTGCCATCCATATTCTGACCAATATCACGCTGTGCCGTGGCCAGACGGTGCGTTCCGAAGATATCGCGCGCAGCGTCAACACCAACCCGACGGTGGTGCGGCGCATCCTCGGCGCGCTGGCGGAGGCCGGGCTGACCTATTCACAGATGGGGCAAGGCGGCGGGGCGCTGCTGGCGCGGCCGGCGGAAGCGATCTCGTTGCTGGACGTGTATCGCGCGGTGGAAGATCAACCGTATTTCATGCTGCACCGTACCCGGCCTAACGATGCGTGCTATATCGGCCACGCCATTACCCCGGTGCTGGAGCAAGAGTTTGCGCGCGTCGGTCTCGCGCTGGAAGCCAGCCTGGCGCAAACCAGCATCGCCGAAATGGCCGGGCAGGTCGAGCGGCGCGCAGGCTATCCTTTTGTCCCTTGTTCGCCGCAATATCAAGCGGATACGCAATAAAAACCCGTGCCAATTCCTTCTTCGCGCAGAGCATTTTTTGCATTGCGTTAATGTAATTGTGTAAGTTACATTAGCTCGCATCAAGTGTGATGTAGCTCACGTTTTAGACTGCCTCCCCACGATACTCAACCGATTGGCCGGAAACCTTTTCTTCCGGCACAGATTCGCTGTGCTTATAAACCAGGAGAGAACGATGTTAGAAATGATTGAAAGCTTGGCCACCGTGGTGGTCCTGGTGCCGGTAATGGTGGCCGTTTTGCTCGGCGCGATTTACGGCCTGGGTGAAGTGTTCAACGTCTTTTCCGCTATTGGCCGCAAAAACGGCTGATGGCACGCCAGGGGGCGCTCAGCCCCCGGCTCTTTTATCTCCTTTCCTCTCTAAGATTGCGCTGTGGCGTCAATCATCGCCATCACCTGCCGAAACATCGCGCTTTCCGCATCGGCCAGTTCGTTGACCAGCGTAAAGTGATTGCAGTGGCGATCGGCCAGCAGCTGGACGTCGAGGCCGCGCGCCAGGCAGGCGTGATAATAGGCCTGCGTCTGGTTTTTGAAGGCTTGGGTTTCCCGCTGGCCGACGTCGAGCAATATCTGCGGCGCATGTTCTTTCGCCGGCAGCAAAAACAGCGGGCTGAGGGCTTGCGCCTGTTCGGGCGTCAGGTGCAGCCAGTCGTTGATATAGATATCGCACAGCGGCCGCAGATCGTAGAGGCCGCTCAGCGCCAGCGCGCCTTTGATCGCGTCGGGCGGCAGGCGATAGCGTGGTTGCCAGCCGTCGGCGATCAGCATGCCGCACAGATGGCCGCCGGCCGAACTGCCGCTGACGAAAATGCGCGCCGGATCGATGCCGAAGGGCGCCCCGTGATGATAGAGCCAGGCGACGGCGCTGCGCACCTCGTGCACGATCTCCGCCAGCGTCGCTTCCGGCGCCAGCGTGTATTCCAGCGTGGCGACCGCCACGCCGCGGCGGGCAAACGCGGCGGCCATCGAACAGGCTTCCTCTTTGCGCTGCGAATGCCAGTAGCCGCCATGAATAAAGATCAGCAGCGGGGCGGGCTGCGTGCAGGCCGGGAA comes from Serratia sarumanii and encodes:
- a CDS encoding AcrZ family multidrug efflux pump-associated protein; this translates as MLEMIESLATVVVLVPVMVAVLLGAIYGLGEVFNVFSAIGRKNG
- the osmB gene encoding osmotically-inducible lipoprotein OsmB, which translates into the protein MNIKRAAGVLVVVMATLSVTACGHMSKRDRNTAIGAGVGAVGGAVLTDGSTLGTLGGAALGGIIGHQTGR
- a CDS encoding alpha/beta hydrolase encodes the protein MSIDLTFTDLSARAVQYNARASVEDFDACMAEYAALAQRARAQTPGIYDLRYGMSAAERLDLFPACTQPAPLLIFIHGGYWHSQRKEEACSMAAAFARRGVAVATLEYTLAPEATLAEIVHEVRSAVAWLYHHGAPFGIDPARIFVSGSSAGGHLCGMLIADGWQPRYRLPPDAIKGALALSGLYDLRPLCDIYINDWLHLTPEQAQALSPLFLLPAKEHAPQILLDVGQRETQAFKNQTQAYYHACLARGLDVQLLADRHCNHFTLVNELADAESAMFRQVMAMIDATAQS
- a CDS encoding Rrf2 family transcriptional regulator is translated as MSTSTRFAVAIHILTNITLCRGQTVRSEDIARSVNTNPTVVRRILGALAEAGLTYSQMGQGGGALLARPAEAISLLDVYRAVEDQPYFMLHRTRPNDACYIGHAITPVLEQEFARVGLALEASLAQTSIAEMAGQVERRAGYPFVPCSPQYQADTQ
- a CDS encoding DUF427 domain-containing protein, with product MSDLVSASGKPVKIPGPDHPITLTRHPTRVVVRAGGQTLADSRHALILQEASYPPVFYFPREDVNMALLQKNEHVSYCPYKGDCSYFSLALNGEQEANVAWSYEMPYNAVVAIKDHLAFYSDKVAEIRAEA
- a CDS encoding methyl-accepting chemotaxis protein; its protein translation is MGLLSGVICVIALFSLLQLFSTVFISNILRDAKVNLVTGDALHRQQATMDRARLSLLTASDTLNRAGIYYLQDKATGSDGSWHSLLDESLAALQASEQAFARFERLSADAPEAPGALQDSYRLFYDGLKEQAQGLQGNSIDAFFAVPIQAFQADFNEKYLAYQALNERRGDDVNVRQLAALEQARTFALGALAALALIAVGVWFGVSRWVIAPLRQAIAHLNVLAAGDLSRPLPPGRAFNREMRQLQTSIGHMQGGLQRLVSEVRDAAGGILNGVGRLADGNRQLTAQSAKQDGELQLATEHVRQLAARVEENGQYAQQASQRTEQARQCAGAGERMMQTVNVSMQGIVNQSAEMRGIVALIDSVAFQTNILALNAAIEAAHAGGHGRGFAIVAKEVGLLAQKSSHSTRDIQQLINRSLQQIDQGSQAVDLLTGNLRQIIDLVNKCSALMGDISLASLNQGESIQDVTARIAALNQVARQTGTVVNAVTEASQRLQGESERLEKAMARFRLPAQ